Proteins encoded in a region of the Streptacidiphilus rugosus AM-16 genome:
- a CDS encoding conjugal transfer protein, with protein MSRSPAHLDDELAEGVVAAVDPGRAWRQRRLRRVTVWAALAAGPLALVASCASTRLPARAPAHTVAAAAAAAAAAAAAAAPTLAQDPSGFAQLFVSLWLRTDGSADDAHLAALRALAPNIDLRTTPESPDSGTTSVAQCASVRSTRVRDGYWSVTVGCETDGRLSALRYFTVPIQMTPTGGGIGSLAVVAQPAAIAAPTAADVPQALYPDSAAAGTPLASAVGAFATAYLTGQGDLSALLSPGTRIPAPAAALYSQVQVGQVSVGQPGMDGQVPADGTGCGVWVQVTATDQSGSSWPLGYALRMRARAGRWEVAALESGPALSAQSAATSTTTPSVAPSATAP; from the coding sequence ATGTCCCGCTCCCCCGCTCACCTTGATGACGAACTCGCCGAAGGCGTCGTCGCTGCTGTCGATCCCGGCCGGGCCTGGCGCCAGCGACGGCTACGCCGCGTCACTGTGTGGGCTGCGCTCGCGGCCGGGCCGCTGGCCCTGGTCGCGTCCTGCGCCTCCACCCGCCTCCCGGCTCGCGCACCCGCGCACACCGTCGCCGCCGCAGCCGCCGCCGCAGCCGCAGCCGCAGCCGCAGCCGCGCCGACCCTGGCGCAGGACCCGTCGGGCTTTGCGCAGCTGTTCGTCTCGCTGTGGCTGCGCACCGACGGCAGCGCCGACGACGCGCACCTGGCCGCGTTGCGCGCACTCGCCCCGAACATCGACCTGCGCACCACGCCGGAGTCCCCCGACAGTGGCACGACGTCGGTTGCGCAGTGCGCGTCGGTCCGCAGCACCCGGGTGCGCGACGGCTACTGGTCGGTGACGGTCGGCTGTGAGACCGACGGCCGGCTGAGCGCGCTGCGGTACTTCACCGTCCCCATCCAGATGACTCCCACCGGCGGTGGGATCGGGTCGCTGGCGGTCGTCGCGCAGCCCGCCGCCATCGCGGCCCCGACAGCGGCCGACGTCCCGCAGGCGCTGTACCCGGACAGCGCTGCCGCGGGCACACCGCTCGCCTCCGCGGTGGGCGCCTTCGCCACCGCCTATCTGACCGGCCAGGGCGACCTCTCTGCACTGCTGTCCCCCGGCACCCGCATCCCGGCACCCGCCGCAGCGCTGTACTCGCAGGTGCAGGTGGGTCAGGTCAGTGTCGGGCAGCCGGGGATGGACGGCCAGGTGCCCGCGGACGGCACCGGCTGCGGGGTCTGGGTCCAGGTGACGGCGACCGACCAGAGCGGCAGCAGTTGGCCGCTGGGCTACGCGCTGCGGATGCGCGCCCGGGCCGGGCGTTGGGAGGTCGCCGCTCTCGAGTCCGGCCCCGCCTTGTCCGCCCAGTCCGCTGCGACCTCGACCACGACGCCGTCGGTGGCCCCATCAGCGACAGCACCCTGA
- a CDS encoding ATP-binding protein, with amino-acid sequence MRVPIRHIVDNLVWSTTGTVWAFFRVTPVSNRYSPARVRAELVSRLTSMVRQLEGAPRWYGLAAQIDAGEVGTRMIEGIDLQRHPAWEETADACFDLVADQEMFRRTHWLAVPLKAPTRQAAWAGQLAATWTEVADLLGMAPVQVTEGEVDVYRQQARHLAAALASGPSLRPARPAEIVWMCRHAICRGLDAPLLLEAEEAPTGGGRIVGGTLRSPSYLELGQVRLTEGGRPSSAGETGSKGPGRGARGLHRTDGTSLIARRWLQVESEAGTSYQAQLVVGEQPAVAAASAADVLAQLEVCPFPVDYVIDLAVVPAEKAKLSVRRKKRELVDQADQYGAETSGLPDTIYNAAGDLGEESSRLEQTTSEVEVQSVTALTVWATTPAEAEQRARTLAGAFTALNYQIVRPVGSQEILFSLSLPGTVSSPRLREFRQHELSGDWALRGAATSVDLGDEHGALAGFNLDSGTALPVLIDLAGAPGRNRSASMGVVGELGSGKSIVQKTLAIAVVDRGGQAIVIDRTPLREWAAFAQAATSGRAQIVDAATATVSIDPLRLFPPADGARWAMSYLTLQLGVGAMSAAGALLSHAVHHVAATAAPSMRAVLDHLTTLGEEDQASRRAQEAAQLADMLRIVAEDRFGQMVFDPALAALRWENLDGDMVVFTTAGLLLPSKEALADPKLLAQQPLEALIGRAVLYLVAAVAREVAFKTPSRFGWIDMDECYWLTSSTEGAHLVHEIVHDGRKHNAGVGLGSHDPNELGDQTTRGLLGYKLVMRHTDPALIRRSLQFLGLDPADLQLLDTVAGFSPSGATDRQGECLLRDNAGRLGRVRIEIPPVPRIEEQIGTTPSDSGSGSGSGSGMLLKSVGASA; translated from the coding sequence ATGCGTGTTCCGATCCGTCACATCGTCGACAACCTGGTGTGGTCGACCACCGGCACCGTGTGGGCGTTCTTCCGTGTGACCCCGGTGTCGAACCGCTACTCCCCGGCCCGGGTACGCGCGGAGCTCGTGTCGCGGCTGACGTCGATGGTCCGTCAGCTCGAGGGCGCGCCGCGCTGGTACGGGCTGGCCGCGCAGATCGACGCGGGCGAGGTCGGCACGCGCATGATCGAGGGCATCGACCTGCAGCGGCATCCCGCCTGGGAGGAGACCGCCGATGCCTGCTTCGACCTCGTCGCGGACCAGGAGATGTTCCGGCGCACGCACTGGCTCGCGGTGCCGCTCAAGGCCCCCACCCGGCAGGCCGCGTGGGCCGGTCAGCTCGCGGCGACGTGGACGGAGGTCGCCGACCTGCTCGGTATGGCCCCGGTGCAGGTGACCGAAGGCGAAGTGGACGTCTACCGGCAGCAGGCCCGCCACCTGGCCGCGGCGCTCGCGTCCGGACCGTCGCTTCGTCCGGCGCGCCCGGCGGAGATCGTGTGGATGTGCCGGCATGCGATCTGCCGAGGCCTGGATGCGCCGCTGCTCCTGGAGGCCGAGGAGGCACCGACCGGCGGGGGCCGGATCGTGGGCGGCACTTTGCGCTCCCCCTCCTATCTGGAGCTGGGGCAGGTGCGGCTCACGGAAGGCGGCCGCCCGTCGTCCGCCGGCGAGACAGGGTCCAAGGGGCCAGGGCGCGGGGCGCGGGGGCTGCACCGCACGGACGGGACATCACTGATCGCGCGGCGGTGGCTTCAGGTGGAGAGCGAAGCCGGGACCTCCTACCAGGCCCAGCTCGTGGTGGGTGAGCAGCCGGCGGTGGCGGCCGCGTCGGCGGCGGATGTGCTGGCGCAGTTGGAGGTCTGTCCGTTCCCGGTGGACTACGTCATCGACCTCGCCGTCGTGCCGGCGGAGAAGGCAAAGTTGTCGGTGCGGCGCAAGAAGCGGGAGCTGGTGGACCAGGCCGACCAGTACGGCGCGGAGACCTCCGGCCTTCCGGACACGATCTACAACGCGGCCGGGGACCTGGGCGAGGAGAGCAGCCGCCTGGAGCAGACCACCAGCGAGGTCGAGGTCCAGTCGGTGACCGCGCTCACCGTGTGGGCGACCACCCCGGCGGAGGCCGAGCAACGCGCCCGAACGCTCGCGGGGGCGTTCACCGCGCTGAACTACCAGATCGTGCGCCCGGTCGGCAGCCAGGAGATCCTCTTCTCCCTCTCGCTGCCCGGCACGGTGTCCTCGCCCAGGTTGCGGGAGTTCCGCCAGCACGAACTGTCCGGGGACTGGGCGCTGCGCGGGGCCGCGACCAGCGTCGACCTCGGTGATGAGCACGGCGCGCTGGCCGGGTTCAACCTCGACAGCGGCACCGCCCTCCCTGTGCTCATCGACCTCGCCGGAGCCCCGGGACGTAACCGCTCCGCCTCGATGGGTGTGGTGGGGGAGCTCGGGTCGGGCAAGAGCATCGTGCAGAAGACCCTGGCAATCGCCGTGGTCGACCGCGGCGGGCAGGCCATCGTCATCGACCGCACCCCCCTGCGCGAGTGGGCCGCCTTCGCCCAGGCCGCCACCTCGGGCCGGGCGCAGATCGTGGACGCAGCCACCGCCACCGTCAGCATCGACCCGCTGCGGCTGTTCCCTCCCGCGGACGGCGCGCGGTGGGCGATGAGCTACCTCACCCTGCAGCTCGGCGTCGGCGCCATGTCGGCGGCCGGGGCGCTACTGAGTCACGCCGTCCACCACGTCGCCGCCACCGCCGCACCGAGCATGCGCGCGGTGCTGGACCACCTCACCACGCTGGGAGAGGAGGATCAGGCGAGCCGGCGGGCGCAGGAGGCCGCACAGCTGGCGGACATGCTGCGGATCGTCGCCGAGGACCGGTTCGGGCAGATGGTCTTCGACCCGGCCCTCGCCGCCCTGCGGTGGGAGAACCTGGACGGCGACATGGTGGTGTTCACCACCGCCGGCCTGCTGCTCCCCTCCAAGGAGGCGCTGGCCGATCCGAAGCTGCTGGCGCAGCAGCCGCTCGAGGCGCTGATCGGCCGCGCGGTCCTCTATCTGGTCGCGGCGGTCGCCCGGGAGGTCGCGTTCAAGACTCCCTCCCGGTTCGGGTGGATCGACATGGACGAGTGCTACTGGCTCACCTCCTCCACCGAGGGCGCGCACCTGGTCCACGAGATCGTCCACGACGGCCGCAAGCACAACGCCGGCGTCGGCCTCGGCTCCCACGACCCGAACGAGCTCGGCGACCAGACCACCCGCGGCCTGCTCGGCTACAAGCTCGTGATGCGGCACACCGACCCGGCACTGATCCGCCGTTCCCTTCAGTTCCTCGGCCTGGACCCCGCCGATCTCCAGCTGCTCGACACCGTCGCGGGCTTCTCGCCCAGCGGCGCAACCGACCGGCAGGGCGAGTGTCTGCTGCGCGACAACGCCGGCCGCCTCGGCAGGGTCCGGATCGAGATCCCCCCGGTCCCTCGCATCGAGGAACAGATCGGGACCACGCCCTCGGACAGCGGCAGCGGCAGCGGCAGCGGCAGCGGGATGCTGCTCAAGAGCGTCGGGGCGTCAGCATGA
- a CDS encoding C40 family peptidase, which produces MKKLILLGFITAVCVMATMVLPLGMAATTSASASDGSAAAVAGLPPVLGQAYTLAATKVRSLVPGCQGMRWEILAGIAEVETTQAAGHQIAADGQITPPIYGPLLDGSGAGGNTTPVINTNAAEVTLDGGSHYARALGLFQFMPATWLADGINARNTRTPADPDNAFDAALTAAVYLCGNGHDLTQPAQLTAALLSYNHSDAYVQQVEAAIAQYDALAALPTTVPASGRAAIVLRAAAAQFGVPYSWGGGNAYGPTRGQCCSPGGQDGSRITGFDCSGLTLYAYAQVGITLPRTAAEQAGVGHRIPASAGLAALRPGDLIFYGYIPGEDASIYHVAIYAGGGMQVAAPRPGEGVLEQPVDIKSSTFAGGTRIL; this is translated from the coding sequence GTGAAGAAGCTGATCCTGCTCGGCTTCATCACCGCCGTGTGCGTCATGGCGACCATGGTCCTCCCACTCGGCATGGCCGCGACCACCTCGGCCAGCGCGTCCGACGGGTCGGCGGCCGCAGTCGCGGGCCTGCCCCCGGTCCTCGGCCAGGCCTACACACTCGCCGCCACAAAGGTCCGTAGCCTGGTGCCCGGTTGTCAGGGCATGCGGTGGGAGATCCTGGCCGGGATCGCGGAAGTCGAGACGACCCAGGCCGCCGGGCACCAGATCGCCGCCGACGGGCAGATCACCCCGCCGATCTACGGCCCCCTCCTGGACGGCTCCGGCGCGGGCGGCAACACCACACCGGTCATCAACACCAATGCAGCCGAGGTCACCCTGGACGGCGGCAGCCACTACGCCCGCGCCCTCGGACTGTTCCAGTTCATGCCCGCCACCTGGCTCGCCGACGGCATCAACGCCCGCAACACCCGCACCCCCGCGGACCCGGACAACGCCTTCGACGCCGCCCTCACCGCCGCGGTCTACCTGTGCGGGAACGGCCACGACCTCACACAGCCCGCCCAGCTGACCGCCGCGCTGCTCTCCTACAACCACTCCGACGCCTACGTACAGCAGGTGGAGGCGGCGATCGCGCAGTACGACGCCCTGGCCGCCCTCCCCACCACGGTGCCGGCCAGCGGCCGGGCAGCCATCGTGCTGCGAGCCGCGGCCGCGCAGTTCGGCGTCCCCTACTCCTGGGGCGGCGGCAACGCGTACGGTCCCACCCGCGGCCAATGCTGCTCCCCCGGCGGCCAGGACGGCAGCCGCATCACCGGCTTCGACTGCTCCGGCCTGACCCTCTACGCCTACGCCCAGGTCGGCATCACGCTGCCGCGCACGGCCGCCGAGCAGGCCGGCGTCGGCCACCGCATCCCCGCCTCCGCCGGGCTCGCCGCCCTCCGTCCCGGCGACCTGATCTTCTACGGCTACATCCCCGGCGAGGACGCCTCCATCTACCACGTGGCCATATACGCGGGCGGTGGCATGCAGGTCGCCGCGCCAAGGCCAGGCGAAGGCGTCCTCGAACAACCAGTCGACATCAAATCGTCCACATTCGCCGGAGGGACCCGGATCTTGTGA
- a CDS encoding ATP/GTP-binding protein, protein MFGWFDGEDGCYYQLMSPQPPAGTAYWAGHQPGDGAIYSENCPLIAGSGLPGGAGRWFQNPPPGYGGGVDVQALAQQAVSKMALVGPAVGIAPPPGTKGVVGLPVWLWDNVSPTTWGPNTAAASAGGVTVTATGSATQIVWTMGDGATVTCDNPGVAYQASFGAQVPVCGHIYTATSDKEPGGKYTITATSTWVVDWTATTGQTGQITVTRQSNSAVEIGELRTVNN, encoded by the coding sequence GTGTTCGGCTGGTTCGACGGCGAGGACGGCTGCTACTACCAGCTCATGAGCCCCCAGCCGCCTGCAGGAACCGCCTACTGGGCCGGTCACCAACCGGGCGACGGCGCCATCTACTCCGAGAACTGCCCTCTGATCGCAGGCAGTGGCCTTCCTGGGGGTGCCGGCCGGTGGTTCCAGAATCCTCCGCCCGGCTACGGAGGCGGCGTCGACGTTCAAGCCTTGGCGCAGCAGGCCGTCTCGAAAATGGCACTCGTGGGTCCTGCCGTCGGGATAGCTCCGCCACCTGGGACGAAGGGCGTGGTGGGGCTCCCGGTGTGGCTGTGGGACAACGTCTCACCGACCACCTGGGGGCCGAACACCGCGGCCGCATCTGCCGGCGGTGTGACGGTGACCGCGACCGGGTCGGCGACGCAGATCGTCTGGACCATGGGCGACGGGGCCACGGTCACGTGCGACAACCCCGGTGTGGCCTATCAAGCTTCCTTCGGCGCGCAGGTTCCGGTGTGCGGTCACATCTACACGGCGACCTCCGACAAAGAGCCGGGCGGGAAGTACACGATCACCGCAACGAGCACCTGGGTCGTGGACTGGACCGCGACCACCGGGCAGACCGGGCAGATCACCGTGACGCGGCAGTCCAACTCGGCCGTTGAGATCGGCGAGCTGCGCACCGTGAACAACTAG